One Triticum dicoccoides isolate Atlit2015 ecotype Zavitan chromosome 4B, WEW_v2.0, whole genome shotgun sequence genomic window carries:
- the LOC119290773 gene encoding uncharacterized protein LOC119290773 isoform X4 gives MDRSFMPKIQSPLAVPTRAAPWVDASPPNEDGEVGVDKGSPRPSDLAPSPFFWSRPLSFTCSSSPPRLDAGEASLPSSADYLRLWCFAGHWAEVNRTVLHKAQESQGFDCFQGRTFPCPYWLACLRYDGRFVWFCPAIQVLAYCCCLPTKKIHHRLDFPAPLCDICKIIFAALLLLSCVNFLQVQPSLVATSFT, from the exons ATGGACAGGAGCTTCATGCCCAAAATCCAGTCGCCCCTGGCCGTGCCTACACGAGCAGCGCCGTGGGTAGATGCTTCCCCGCCCAACGAGGATGGCGAGGTAGGTGTTGACAAAGGCAGCCCGAGGCCGTCAGATTTGGCACCATCGCCGTTCTTTTGGTCGAGGCCGCTGTCGTTCACGTGCTCCTCCTCACCCCCACGGCTAGATGCTGGCGAGGCCAGCCTCCCCTCAAGCGCAG ATTATCTTCGTCTCTGGTGTTTCGCTGGCCATTGGGCTGAAGTCAACCGTACAGTTCTTCACAAAGCCCAAGAATCGCAAG GGTTCGATTGCTTTCAGGGTCGTACttttccttgtccttattggctggCCTGTCTTCGGTATGATGGCAGATTCGTTTGGTTTTGCCCTGCTATTCAG GTTCTGGCCTACTGCTGCTGTTTACCTACAAAAAAAATCCACCATCGGTTGGATTTTCCAGCACCCTTATGTGACATATGTAAGATCATATTTGCGGCTTTGCTGTTGTTGAGCTGCGTAAATTTTCTTCAAGTCCAACCCAGTCTGGTCGCCACTTCATTTACATGA
- the LOC119290773 gene encoding uncharacterized protein LOC119290773 isoform X2, which produces MDRSFMPKIQSPLAVPTRAAPWVDASPPNEDGEVGVDKGSPRPSDLAPSPFFWSRPLSFTCSSSPPRLDAGEASLPSSADYLRLWCFAGHWAEVNRTVLHKAQESQGFDCFQGRTFPCPYWLACLRYDGRFVWFCPAIQVCRSSIMHSYDHLMSVFQCALINGRNFWVLYLTGTEFSTVGSGLLLLFTYKKNPPSVGFSSTLM; this is translated from the exons ATGGACAGGAGCTTCATGCCCAAAATCCAGTCGCCCCTGGCCGTGCCTACACGAGCAGCGCCGTGGGTAGATGCTTCCCCGCCCAACGAGGATGGCGAGGTAGGTGTTGACAAAGGCAGCCCGAGGCCGTCAGATTTGGCACCATCGCCGTTCTTTTGGTCGAGGCCGCTGTCGTTCACGTGCTCCTCCTCACCCCCACGGCTAGATGCTGGCGAGGCCAGCCTCCCCTCAAGCGCAG ATTATCTTCGTCTCTGGTGTTTCGCTGGCCATTGGGCTGAAGTCAACCGTACAGTTCTTCACAAAGCCCAAGAATCGCAAG GGTTCGATTGCTTTCAGGGTCGTACttttccttgtccttattggctggCCTGTCTTCGGTATGATGGCAGATTCGTTTGGTTTTGCCCTGCTATTCAGGTTTGTAGATCCTCTATTATGCATTCATATGATCATCTGATGTCTGTTTTTCAGTGTGCATTAATAAATGGTAGAAACTTTTGGGTATTGTATCTGACTGGTACTGAATTTTCCACAGTAGGTTCTGGCCTACTGCTGCTGTTTACCTACAAAAAAAATCCACCATCGGTTGGATTTTCCAGCACCCTTATGTGA
- the LOC119290773 gene encoding uncharacterized protein LOC119290773 isoform X8, with amino-acid sequence MDRSFMPKIQSPLAVPTRAAPWVDASPPNEDGEVGVDKGSPRPSDLAPSPFFWSRPLSFTCSSSPPRLDAGEASLPSSADYLRLWCFAGHWAEVNRTVLHKAQESQGFDCFQGRTFPCPYWLACLRYDGRFVWFCPAIQVLAYCCCLPTKKIHHRLDFPAPLCDI; translated from the exons ATGGACAGGAGCTTCATGCCCAAAATCCAGTCGCCCCTGGCCGTGCCTACACGAGCAGCGCCGTGGGTAGATGCTTCCCCGCCCAACGAGGATGGCGAGGTAGGTGTTGACAAAGGCAGCCCGAGGCCGTCAGATTTGGCACCATCGCCGTTCTTTTGGTCGAGGCCGCTGTCGTTCACGTGCTCCTCCTCACCCCCACGGCTAGATGCTGGCGAGGCCAGCCTCCCCTCAAGCGCAG ATTATCTTCGTCTCTGGTGTTTCGCTGGCCATTGGGCTGAAGTCAACCGTACAGTTCTTCACAAAGCCCAAGAATCGCAAG GGTTCGATTGCTTTCAGGGTCGTACttttccttgtccttattggctggCCTGTCTTCGGTATGATGGCAGATTCGTTTGGTTTTGCCCTGCTATTCAG GTTCTGGCCTACTGCTGCTGTTTACCTACAAAAAAAATCCACCATCGGTTGGATTTTCCAGCACCCTTATGTGACATAT